A window of the Dyadobacter pollutisoli genome harbors these coding sequences:
- a CDS encoding T9SS type A sorting domain-containing protein: MKKTILTIAVLVGVSAANFSIANDKVKENNSSIELVSSSELKFKLTLDNVKERSSLTIKDFNGDIVYSTSLPKSENYSKIFDLSNLADGNYSFIINNGNEISSKPFVISTETKRQVTAVIK, encoded by the coding sequence ATGAAAAAAACTATCTTGACAATCGCAGTTTTGGTGGGAGTATCAGCTGCTAATTTTTCTATCGCTAATGATAAAGTGAAAGAAAACAATTCATCAATTGAACTGGTTTCTTCAAGCGAATTGAAATTCAAATTGACGCTTGACAACGTAAAAGAGAGATCTTCTCTGACTATCAAGGATTTCAACGGAGACATCGTTTACAGCACTTCTCTTCCAAAATCTGAGAACTACTCTAAAATCTTCGATCTATCGAACCTTGCTGACGGTAACTACAGCTTCATTATCAACAATGGTAACGAAATTTCTTCAAAACCATTCGTAATCTCAACTGAAACAAAACGTCAGGTTACTGCTGTAATTAAGTAA
- a CDS encoding RNA polymerase sigma factor, with protein sequence MAQKKPNIIQTVTSYSKQLLGFIRQRVNTDEDAEDILQDVWFQLSSVPEIEAIEQIGSWLYRVARNRIIDKYRKQKPDSLEDYGYEDEDGEFYFKDILLADDGTPETVYMKELFWEQLGIALEELPENQRQVFVWNELEDQTFQEIADRTGENIKTLISRKRYAVRHLRERLETLYQEFVNY encoded by the coding sequence TTGGCGCAAAAGAAACCAAATATCATTCAAACGGTCACTTCCTATAGTAAGCAGTTGCTGGGTTTTATCAGGCAGCGCGTGAACACGGATGAGGATGCGGAAGATATTCTTCAGGATGTTTGGTTTCAACTGAGCAGCGTACCTGAAATTGAAGCAATTGAGCAAATCGGGAGCTGGCTTTACAGAGTAGCACGCAACCGGATCATCGACAAATACCGGAAGCAGAAGCCCGATTCACTGGAAGATTACGGCTATGAGGATGAGGACGGCGAATTTTATTTTAAGGACATTCTGCTCGCCGATGACGGTACGCCCGAGACGGTATATATGAAAGAGCTGTTTTGGGAGCAACTGGGCATTGCCCTGGAAGAGCTGCCCGAAAATCAACGTCAGGTATTTGTTTGGAATGAACTGGAAGATCAAACTTTCCAGGAAATCGCTGACCGTACCGGTGAAAACATTAAAACACTCATTTCCCGTAAACGTTATGCAGTTCGGCATTTGCGCGAGCGACTGGAAACATTGTATCAGGAATTTGTAAATTATTAA
- a CDS encoding Hsp20/alpha crystallin family protein, whose amino-acid sequence MCNNRYGNRGYGMRHEHFSRSFGPNREYKVPVNIVKSETSYELLVFAPDRAKEDFRISVKGHELTVSYELKQEGEENRNWIRHEFSKTSFERTFMIDQTVDTENIQAEYQNGILHLTLPIIPGSEKPSQEIRIN is encoded by the coding sequence ATGTGCAATAACAGATATGGAAACCGTGGGTATGGAATGCGCCACGAACATTTCAGCAGGTCATTTGGCCCAAACAGGGAGTATAAGGTTCCCGTCAACATTGTGAAAAGCGAAACCAGTTACGAACTGCTTGTTTTCGCTCCGGACAGAGCGAAGGAGGATTTCAGGATCAGCGTGAAGGGTCACGAACTGACTGTTTCATACGAATTGAAACAAGAAGGTGAAGAAAACCGGAACTGGATACGCCATGAATTCAGCAAAACATCATTTGAAAGAACTTTCATGATCGATCAGACAGTGGATACTGAAAACATACAAGCCGAGTATCAGAATGGTATCCTTCATTTAACGCTTCCCATCATTCCCGGTTCCGAAAAGCCTTCTCAGGAAATAAGGATTAATTAA
- a CDS encoding RagB/SusD family nutrient uptake outer membrane protein translates to MNTKILKYLLSVGLAIGIVSACKDSFLSKDPQGQYSPTALKTPSGVEGLLIGAYAMIDGQGLDGQDAWNNDIQSWVFGGLASDDSYKGTDAGDQPEQSFIEKYDFQPTNNHIKNKWRGLYKGIARTNDVINTLSEVKEVGDTRRKQIIAEARFLRGLFHFEAKKMWKTIPYIDENVYKLDDLESTKIPNDKDVWPLIEADFKAASEGLPETQSQVGRPTKWAALAFLAKTYMYQGWNVTTGVANTAVLQKAKPVLEQIIASGKFSLAPKFEDNFLIATRNNVESIFEIQYAVSSASGDAADAGVGLAHPYIDPWGCCGFYQPSQNLVNAFRTSATGLPLLDTFNDTDVKNDQGLKYTDPFVPETGPLDPRLDQTVGRRGILFKDFKIHGSDFIRDQTYAGPYSPKKHISEKAGFGINGWGNLSSNNYRIMRYGMVLLWLAECEVELGNLESARKLVNQIRTRAANPAGFVKKAVQGSKSRDDYTVLNEPAANYVIKTYDQAWADAETARKAVRFESRLEYAMEGHRFFDLQRWGIAAETLNKYVTVESSKRVYKKGAVFTKGKNEYFPIPQEAIDRSYKAGVPTLTQDPAYK, encoded by the coding sequence ATGAATACGAAAATTTTAAAATATTTGCTTTCAGTGGGACTGGCGATCGGGATTGTATCCGCTTGTAAGGACTCATTTTTATCCAAAGACCCACAAGGGCAGTACAGCCCTACGGCACTCAAAACTCCAAGTGGGGTAGAAGGTTTGCTGATTGGAGCTTACGCTATGATCGACGGGCAAGGACTCGACGGCCAAGATGCCTGGAACAATGATATCCAGAGCTGGGTGTTTGGAGGATTGGCCTCAGACGATTCTTACAAAGGAACGGATGCGGGTGACCAGCCGGAGCAGTCGTTCATTGAAAAGTATGACTTCCAGCCAACCAACAACCACATCAAAAACAAATGGCGTGGACTTTATAAAGGTATTGCCAGAACCAATGATGTGATCAATACATTGTCAGAAGTTAAAGAAGTAGGCGACACCAGACGGAAACAGATCATTGCGGAAGCACGGTTCCTGCGCGGGCTTTTCCATTTTGAGGCAAAGAAAATGTGGAAGACGATTCCCTATATCGACGAAAACGTTTACAAGCTGGATGACCTCGAAAGTACAAAAATTCCTAACGACAAAGATGTTTGGCCGTTGATCGAGGCGGATTTCAAAGCTGCGTCGGAAGGTCTTCCGGAAACTCAGTCGCAGGTTGGACGTCCAACCAAATGGGCTGCATTGGCGTTTCTTGCCAAAACCTACATGTACCAGGGCTGGAATGTTACTACGGGAGTTGCCAATACCGCTGTTTTGCAAAAAGCTAAACCAGTGTTGGAGCAGATCATTGCTTCGGGCAAGTTTTCGCTTGCACCTAAGTTCGAAGACAACTTCCTGATCGCGACGCGTAACAATGTTGAATCTATTTTTGAAATTCAGTATGCAGTTTCAAGTGCCTCGGGCGATGCTGCCGATGCAGGTGTAGGTTTGGCTCACCCATACATTGATCCATGGGGTTGCTGCGGATTTTACCAGCCTTCTCAAAATCTTGTAAATGCATTCAGAACGTCTGCTACGGGCCTTCCTCTATTAGATACTTTCAATGATACCGATGTTAAGAACGACCAGGGATTGAAGTACACAGATCCTTTTGTCCCTGAAACGGGCCCATTGGATCCACGTTTGGATCAGACTGTTGGTCGCCGTGGCATTTTGTTCAAAGATTTCAAGATACATGGTAGCGACTTTATCCGTGACCAGACTTATGCAGGACCTTATTCACCTAAAAAACACATTTCCGAAAAAGCGGGTTTTGGTATTAATGGCTGGGGGAACCTGTCAAGCAACAACTACCGGATCATGCGTTATGGAATGGTGTTGTTGTGGCTTGCTGAATGCGAAGTGGAGCTTGGCAATTTGGAGAGTGCAAGAAAGCTTGTCAATCAGATTCGTACCCGTGCAGCTAATCCAGCTGGGTTTGTTAAAAAAGCGGTGCAGGGAAGCAAGTCGCGGGATGACTATACCGTCTTGAACGAGCCGGCTGCTAACTATGTGATTAAGACGTACGACCAGGCATGGGCCGACGCGGAGACAGCTCGCAAGGCAGTAAGGTTTGAATCGCGCCTTGAATATGCGATGGAGGGACACAGGTTCTTCGATCTTCAGAGGTGGGGAATTGCAGCTGAAACATTGAATAAATATGTTACTGTAGAGTCTAGCAAAAGAGTTTATAAAAAGGGAGCTGTTTTTACAAAGGGTAAAAATGAGTATTTCCCAATTCCTCAGGAAGCCATTGACCGTTCCTATAAAGCTGGTGTACCAACACTGACTCAGGATCCGGCATATAAATAG
- a CDS encoding SusC/RagA family TonB-linked outer membrane protein: MKQNYLLLGSRLMFSMLLFLLCQNAFSQDITISGKISDESTGSSLPGASVTLKGSTTIGVTTDADGKYTIKVPSSAQTIVISFIGYSAKEVAIGNRTVIDVTLASDVSALEEVIVTGYGSQSKRDITGSVTTVNAKDLQSVPATTFAQQLQGRASGLNIVNDATPGGNATVRIRGFGTIGNNDPLFIIDGVPTENQGNLNPNDIETIQILKDASSASIYGSRAANGVVIITTKRGKIGKPVISFNAYYGTQKTYKDAEALNAKELGTYLYLADKYAGKTPSHGQYTFGPNGEITVPDYVFPSKGKNGTPDVDPAKYSLVPGNIYAITKAADTNWWKELTTTAPIQNYQLSATGGTENSRYALSIGYFSQDGVVKFIGYDRYTIRANTEFSALGKRLRVGENLAVSFDNRKGGFGNNQEQNAVSGSYKHHPLLPIYDIAGNFAGSRGANLGNNSNPYATLYREKDNTTYRLRAFGNVYGEFDIIPNLTIKTSLGIDGVSQRGRYIGRANPEYVEGSFNNGSTSTDYYSYQWVWSNTLSYSRNFGTNHKVDAYIGIESIREFAEEFGASRSGYAFEIPSIINYLNLGDATKATNYGGVNRDYSLYSQFGKINYGYADKYLFQFILRNDASSRFQQASRSALFPAFSAGWRLSEEGFMKGISFINDMKLRYGWGKTGNQKIGDYNAFTTYRADIYHAGYPIDGSGSQPTIGYDASSFGNPKAKWETTTSNNLGLDATFLNDALTLEIDFWNRKTADMLFSTPITFTAGDANAPSFNVGAMTNKGIDLGIGYRNTLMKGDFRYGVSVNYSMYRNTVDKLDESDATKYFGSGSRVPAVTLTQAGLPISSYYGYKVLGLFQSDEEAKAWAPYGSYNKAGKFKIADINNDGKITDDDRTVIGNPHPDFVYGVNLNLGYKAFDLTIFGNGVVGNEIFNYLRYFTDFNTFQGNRAKRALYDAWQPDHKEGTVPIMDADDQISSRPSSYFVEKGTYFRLKNVQLTFTLPKTVASKIGFSNAQVYVQGQNMLTISKYSGLNPEIQTGADNTLGFDGGYMPVSRTFLLGLNVSF, from the coding sequence ATGAAACAAAATTACCTTCTCCTGGGAAGCAGGCTTATGTTTAGTATGTTACTGTTTCTCTTATGTCAAAATGCATTTTCCCAGGATATTACGATCTCGGGGAAGATTTCGGATGAGTCAACAGGTTCAAGCTTGCCCGGTGCTTCGGTTACTTTGAAAGGTTCCACGACAATCGGTGTCACTACTGATGCTGATGGAAAGTACACCATTAAAGTGCCCTCCAGTGCTCAAACCATTGTTATTTCATTCATCGGCTACTCTGCAAAAGAGGTCGCCATAGGAAACAGGACCGTTATTGACGTAACCCTGGCCAGTGATGTAAGCGCATTGGAAGAGGTAATTGTAACTGGCTATGGCTCGCAGTCCAAAAGAGACATTACTGGTTCGGTAACCACTGTCAATGCGAAAGACCTTCAATCGGTTCCGGCTACCACATTTGCCCAGCAGCTGCAAGGCCGCGCGTCCGGGTTGAACATCGTAAATGATGCAACACCGGGTGGAAATGCAACCGTACGTATACGGGGATTCGGTACCATTGGTAATAACGATCCTTTGTTCATTATCGACGGCGTCCCAACCGAGAATCAGGGTAACCTTAACCCTAATGACATTGAAACCATTCAGATCCTGAAGGATGCATCATCTGCATCAATTTACGGTTCTCGTGCGGCAAACGGGGTAGTCATCATTACCACTAAAAGAGGAAAAATAGGTAAGCCGGTTATTTCCTTCAATGCTTACTACGGTACTCAAAAAACTTACAAGGATGCGGAAGCATTGAACGCAAAGGAATTGGGCACGTACCTGTACCTGGCAGACAAGTATGCTGGTAAAACACCGTCTCATGGTCAGTATACATTTGGCCCCAACGGTGAAATAACCGTCCCTGACTATGTATTCCCAAGTAAAGGTAAAAACGGTACGCCGGATGTTGATCCGGCCAAATACTCACTGGTGCCGGGTAACATTTATGCGATAACCAAAGCAGCCGACACCAACTGGTGGAAAGAGCTGACTACCACTGCTCCGATCCAGAACTATCAGCTTTCGGCAACCGGCGGAACTGAAAACAGCCGTTACGCACTTTCTATCGGTTATTTCAGCCAGGATGGGGTAGTGAAATTCATCGGTTATGACCGTTACACGATCCGCGCCAACACCGAGTTTTCTGCACTGGGAAAACGATTGAGAGTTGGTGAAAACCTTGCCGTATCATTTGACAACAGAAAAGGAGGATTTGGTAACAACCAGGAACAAAATGCTGTATCTGGTAGCTACAAACACCATCCTTTGCTGCCTATTTATGACATTGCAGGAAACTTCGCAGGTTCACGCGGAGCCAACCTTGGTAACAACTCTAACCCATACGCAACATTATACCGCGAAAAAGACAACACAACTTATCGTCTGCGGGCATTTGGTAATGTGTACGGAGAGTTTGATATCATTCCTAACCTGACCATTAAAACCAGTCTTGGTATTGACGGGGTTAGCCAGAGAGGACGTTATATCGGCCGCGCCAACCCTGAATACGTGGAAGGTAGCTTCAACAACGGATCTACATCTACCGACTACTACTCGTACCAGTGGGTCTGGTCAAATACATTGAGCTATTCAAGGAACTTCGGGACCAATCACAAAGTGGATGCTTACATCGGTATAGAATCTATCCGGGAATTTGCTGAGGAGTTTGGTGCGTCCCGTTCAGGCTATGCATTTGAAATTCCATCTATTATCAATTACCTGAACCTGGGGGATGCTACGAAAGCAACCAACTATGGTGGTGTGAACAGGGATTACAGCCTTTACTCGCAATTCGGTAAAATCAACTACGGTTATGCTGATAAGTACCTGTTCCAATTTATTTTGAGAAATGATGCTTCATCACGTTTCCAACAAGCTTCCAGAAGCGCGCTATTCCCTGCATTCAGTGCGGGATGGAGGCTTTCGGAGGAGGGTTTTATGAAAGGGATCAGTTTTATCAACGACATGAAACTCCGTTACGGATGGGGTAAAACAGGTAACCAGAAAATCGGGGATTACAACGCATTTACAACATACCGCGCTGATATTTACCATGCAGGTTACCCGATCGACGGCTCAGGCAGCCAGCCTACTATCGGATATGATGCTTCGTCATTTGGTAACCCAAAAGCTAAATGGGAAACAACAACTTCCAATAACCTTGGTTTGGATGCAACATTCCTGAATGACGCGTTAACATTGGAAATTGATTTCTGGAACAGAAAAACAGCAGACATGTTGTTCTCGACGCCGATCACCTTTACAGCGGGTGACGCAAATGCACCGTCATTCAACGTAGGTGCGATGACCAACAAAGGTATTGACCTTGGTATCGGCTATCGTAATACATTGATGAAAGGTGATTTCCGTTACGGGGTATCTGTTAACTACTCCATGTACCGTAACACAGTTGATAAACTGGATGAAAGTGATGCTACCAAATATTTCGGTTCTGGCTCACGCGTTCCTGCTGTAACACTTACTCAGGCAGGTCTCCCAATTTCGTCTTACTACGGATACAAAGTTTTGGGTCTGTTCCAGTCCGACGAAGAAGCCAAAGCATGGGCTCCTTACGGATCTTATAATAAGGCTGGTAAATTCAAAATCGCCGATATCAATAATGATGGAAAAATCACTGATGATGACCGTACTGTGATCGGTAATCCACACCCTGACTTTGTATACGGCGTTAACCTGAACCTGGGTTACAAAGCCTTTGATCTGACTATTTTCGGTAACGGTGTGGTTGGTAACGAAATCTTCAACTACCTGCGTTACTTCACGGATTTCAATACATTCCAGGGTAACAGAGCGAAACGCGCACTTTACGATGCATGGCAGCCTGATCACAAAGAAGGTACTGTGCCCATTATGGATGCAGATGACCAGATCAGTAGCCGCCCGTCCAGTTATTTTGTGGAAAAGGGTACCTACTTCCGTCTGAAAAATGTCCAGCTGACTTTCACATTGCCAAAAACAGTTGCTTCGAAAATCGGATTTAGTAATGCACAGGTGTATGTACAGGGTCAAAACATGCTGACTATCAGCAAGTATTCAGGTCTTAACCCTGAAATTCAGACAGGTGCAGATAATACCCTTGGCTTTGACGGAGGTTATATGCCAGTGTCCCGGACGTTCCTGTTGGGTCTAAATGTTTCTTTCTGA
- a CDS encoding VCBS repeat-containing protein, whose protein sequence is MSSKYLYPALLILLLLTSCKKKLKTFTQLDSGETGIQFSNRIAENDTMNILSFEYVYNGGGVALGDFNNDSLPDVYFTGNTVENKLYLNKGDFKFEDVTRTAGVEGKSKWSTGVALIDINNDNLLDIYVCSSVRKVARERENMLYVNQGLDKNKVPVFKEMGKEYGIADTTHTTNAAFLDYDNDGDLDLFLVVNEMDDNNFPNKYHKKIVDGSSKRTDRLYRNDWNTKLNHPVFTNVSKEAGILIEGYGLGVNVTDINQDGWKDIYVTNDYLTNDLMYINNGNGTFADKASTYFKHTSHSAMGNDVADINNDGLVDVLAVDMMPATNRRKKMMTPSNSYVTYQNNELFGYQYQVARNTLQLNLGSQTKNGKDPVFSEIGLLSGVAETDWSWTPMVTDFDNDGLRDIIITNGFPRDITDLDFVAYRNEVSSVMEPMMMLDYIPAVKLTNFAFRNRGNLGFEDVTKEWGIELASFSNGAAYADLDNDGDLDYVVNNINDSAFVCRNNSIQLLPNESNYLRVAFKGERYNKAGIGAIAEITYANGQKQITENSPYRGYLSSVEPIVHFGLGKVRQVDQLKITWPGGKTQILKNIQGNKVLTVFEKNATDMSAQPDDDNVTDSTLFNDITALLNVPYRHEETDVIDFNLQKLIPHKMSQFGPALAAGDVNGDGLDDVFVGGAYMHKGRFLLQQSNGQFKVSDLLPGAEGLVKETEDMGVLLFDADNDKDLDLYIVSGSYEIKAGSNGLKNMLYINDGSGKFNADPSALPQFLVNGSCVRAVDYDKDGDLDLFIGGRVESGVYPKPVSSYVLRNDTKNNAPRFSDVTTSVAPELANIGLVCDALWTDFDNDGWVDLLVAGEWMPLTFFKNTGGKFARINSGLENRKGWWSSLLSGDFDNDGDMDYVAGNLGVNSLSRASETRPVSMYAKDFNNDGYFDAIPTVFYEALDNTYKEFPYNTRDDMGKQIIQVRQRFQEYGKFAESGLSDILKPEELKDALHVSATWMRSSYVENQGNGKFMIHELPIQAQFAPIFGMIADDFDQDGNLDVMISGNDYGSEVSVGRYDAFYGLVLKGNGKGNFQPLTLAQSGYSTSGNAKGLVRLAAPGNRWLTVTSQNRDSLRFHQSISEVRQVALLPNETTVTLQFKNGKSRREEVSYGSSFLSQSSHTLFLPGYLRGAIIFDSKGRKRQIK, encoded by the coding sequence ATGTCTTCAAAGTATTTGTATCCGGCACTTTTGATTTTGCTGTTACTGACATCCTGCAAAAAGAAACTGAAAACTTTTACCCAGCTGGATAGTGGGGAGACGGGTATTCAATTTTCCAATCGCATTGCAGAAAATGACACGATGAACATTCTGTCGTTTGAATATGTGTACAACGGTGGCGGAGTCGCGCTAGGGGATTTTAACAATGATAGCCTTCCGGATGTATATTTTACGGGAAACACGGTAGAGAACAAACTGTATCTCAATAAGGGAGATTTTAAGTTTGAAGATGTCACCAGGACGGCGGGAGTTGAGGGCAAAAGCAAATGGTCAACCGGCGTGGCGTTGATCGATATCAATAACGATAACTTGTTGGATATTTACGTTTGTTCGTCGGTGCGAAAAGTTGCGCGGGAGCGTGAAAACATGCTTTATGTCAATCAGGGCCTTGATAAAAACAAGGTTCCGGTCTTCAAGGAAATGGGTAAGGAATACGGAATTGCGGATACTACCCATACCACCAATGCAGCATTCCTCGACTATGACAATGATGGTGACCTGGATTTGTTTTTGGTGGTGAATGAAATGGACGACAATAATTTTCCAAATAAATATCACAAAAAGATCGTCGATGGTTCGTCGAAAAGGACGGACAGGCTTTACCGAAATGACTGGAACACCAAGCTAAATCATCCGGTTTTTACCAATGTATCGAAGGAAGCAGGAATCCTGATCGAAGGTTACGGTTTGGGGGTCAATGTGACAGATATTAACCAGGACGGCTGGAAAGATATATATGTGACGAATGATTATCTGACCAATGACCTGATGTATATCAACAATGGCAATGGAACGTTTGCCGACAAGGCGTCAACTTACTTTAAGCATACCTCGCATTCCGCCATGGGGAACGACGTAGCCGATATCAATAATGATGGCTTGGTGGATGTTTTGGCGGTGGATATGATGCCGGCGACCAACCGGCGAAAGAAAATGATGACGCCTTCAAACAGCTATGTTACTTATCAGAACAATGAGTTGTTTGGCTATCAATACCAGGTTGCCCGTAACACACTGCAACTTAATCTCGGGAGTCAGACAAAGAATGGTAAAGATCCGGTTTTCAGCGAAATAGGATTGTTGAGCGGTGTCGCGGAAACGGACTGGAGCTGGACGCCGATGGTCACGGATTTTGACAATGACGGGTTAAGGGATATTATCATTACCAACGGTTTCCCTCGCGACATTACCGACCTTGATTTTGTCGCTTACCGCAATGAAGTGTCGAGTGTTATGGAGCCAATGATGATGCTGGATTACATTCCGGCGGTGAAACTGACCAATTTTGCGTTCAGGAATAGAGGTAACCTGGGCTTCGAAGATGTTACAAAAGAGTGGGGAATCGAGTTGGCCAGCTTTTCTAATGGGGCTGCCTATGCGGATCTGGACAATGATGGTGACCTCGACTATGTTGTTAATAATATCAATGATTCAGCGTTTGTCTGCCGTAATAACAGTATTCAGCTGCTGCCGAACGAAAGCAACTATTTGAGGGTTGCGTTTAAAGGTGAGCGTTACAACAAAGCCGGTATTGGGGCCATTGCAGAAATTACCTATGCAAATGGTCAAAAACAGATTACGGAAAACTCACCATATCGCGGCTATTTATCTTCTGTGGAACCTATCGTGCATTTTGGTTTGGGTAAAGTAAGGCAAGTTGATCAGTTGAAAATTACCTGGCCAGGCGGAAAAACACAGATATTGAAAAACATTCAGGGTAACAAAGTTTTGACAGTTTTTGAAAAGAATGCTACGGATATGTCGGCTCAGCCAGACGATGACAATGTCACTGATAGCACACTTTTTAACGATATTACTGCCTTGCTAAATGTTCCCTACCGCCACGAGGAGACGGATGTGATCGATTTCAACCTTCAAAAACTGATACCCCATAAAATGTCCCAGTTTGGACCGGCACTGGCAGCCGGCGACGTGAATGGTGACGGACTGGATGATGTGTTTGTGGGAGGAGCCTACATGCATAAAGGGCGCTTTTTGTTGCAGCAATCCAATGGCCAGTTTAAAGTTTCTGACTTGCTCCCCGGAGCCGAAGGGTTGGTTAAAGAAACGGAAGATATGGGCGTACTGCTTTTTGACGCGGATAATGATAAAGACCTGGACCTCTATATCGTGAGTGGAAGTTACGAGATCAAGGCGGGATCCAATGGTCTTAAGAATATGCTTTATATCAATGATGGTAGTGGAAAATTCAATGCAGATCCCTCCGCATTGCCACAGTTTCTGGTCAATGGCTCCTGTGTGAGAGCGGTTGATTATGATAAGGATGGTGATCTGGACCTTTTTATTGGGGGTAGGGTGGAGTCAGGCGTATATCCCAAACCGGTTTCCAGTTACGTGTTGCGGAATGATACCAAAAACAATGCTCCCCGTTTCTCCGACGTGACTACCAGCGTTGCGCCCGAGCTTGCTAACATTGGTTTGGTTTGCGATGCCTTGTGGACCGATTTTGACAATGACGGATGGGTGGACCTGCTGGTGGCAGGGGAATGGATGCCGCTTACTTTCTTTAAAAACACCGGTGGTAAATTTGCGAGGATTAATTCAGGGCTTGAAAATCGGAAAGGTTGGTGGAGTAGCTTGCTTTCGGGGGATTTCGATAATGATGGAGATATGGACTATGTGGCTGGAAACCTGGGTGTGAATTCATTGAGCAGGGCTTCTGAAACCCGACCAGTGAGTATGTATGCCAAGGATTTCAACAATGACGGTTACTTTGATGCGATTCCGACGGTGTTTTACGAGGCTTTGGACAACACTTACAAGGAATTTCCATACAATACCCGTGACGATATGGGCAAGCAGATTATTCAGGTACGTCAGCGGTTCCAGGAATACGGAAAGTTTGCCGAATCAGGATTAAGCGACATATTGAAACCGGAGGAGTTAAAGGACGCCTTGCATGTTTCGGCAACCTGGATGCGCAGTAGCTATGTTGAAAACCAGGGGAATGGTAAGTTTATGATTCACGAATTGCCGATTCAGGCACAGTTTGCACCAATATTCGGCATGATAGCCGACGATTTCGATCAGGACGGTAACCTGGATGTTATGATTTCAGGTAATGACTATGGGTCAGAAGTGTCTGTGGGGAGGTATGATGCATTTTATGGGTTGGTTTTAAAAGGTAATGGTAAAGGCAACTTCCAACCTTTGACGCTGGCACAAAGCGGTTATTCCACATCAGGTAATGCGAAAGGCCTTGTGAGGCTCGCTGCACCAGGAAACAGATGGCTGACGGTTACTTCGCAAAACCGCGATTCTTTAAGATTTCATCAGAGTATCAGCGAAGTAAGACAGGTTGCACTTTTGCCAAATGAGACAACGGTGACACTTCAGTTCAAAAATGGGAAAAGTAGAAGGGAAGAAGTTAGCTACGGCTCATCGTTCCTATCTCAGTCCTCGCACACGCTGTTCTTGCCAGGATATTTGCGGGGGGCCATAATATTCGATTCAAAAGGACGGAAAAGGCAAATTAAATAA